Proteins from a genomic interval of Drosophila melanogaster chromosome 2R:
- the CG30008 gene encoding uncharacterized protein: MEASASINLQPVVNVPTIYKDPWYMITVLVLYLYFVTKAGPHFMEWRKPYELKRLILLHNFIQVVSCIYAIKEVLYITDNTIYIFWKCRDIGSSPELVRRYYNLAYFLFWLKISELIETVIFVLRKKQNQVSKLHIFHHFSTVTLVYALINFNENGSAAYFCVFLNSIVHVIMYSYYFVAAVADKTLVQALTPVKKCITVIQMTQFVLILTQVAFQLVLCGMPPLVLLYFTTVILGMFYGFYDFYNSAYQASQRRKSQTPQSDSKK; the protein is encoded by the exons ATGGAGGCGTCAGCAA GTATAAATTTGCAGCCGGTGGTGAACGTTCCTACGATTTATAAGGATCCCTGGTACATGATCACAGTGCTGGTCCTCTATCTGTACTTCGTCACCAAAGCGGGTCCGCA TTTCATGGAATGGCGCAAACCTTACGAGCTCAAGCGACTTATCTTGCTACATAATTTCATCCAGGTGGTTTCCTGCATATATGCTATCAAAGAG GTCCTGTACATTACGGACAACACCATATACATCTTTTGGAAGTGCCGCGACATCGGGAGCAGCCCAGAGCTCGTGAGGCGGTACTACAACTTGGCCTACTTTCTCTTCTGGCTGAAGATCTCTGAGCTGATTGAAACCGTGATCTTTGTGCTTCGCAAGAAACAAAACCAGGTGTCCAAGCTGCACATCTTTCATCACTTCTCCACGGTAACGCTGGTCTACGCACTGATCAACTTCAACGAAAATG GTTCTGCTGCTTACTTCTGCGTGTTCTTGAATTCTATCGTTCACGTTATCATGTACTCGTACTACTTTGTGGCGGCAGTGGCGGATAAGACCTTGGTGCAGGCCCTAACTCCAGTGAAGAAGTGCATCACAGTGATTCAGATGACGCAGTTCGTTCTTATCCTCACGCAGGTTGCTTTCCAGCTGGTATTGTGCGGCATGCCGCCCTTAGTGCTTCTCTACTTCACCACCGTCATTCTTGGCATGTTCTACGGCTTTTACGACTTCTATAATAGTGCCTATCAAGCCTCGCAGCGGCGCAAGAGTCAGACCCCTCAGTCAGACTCAAAAAAGTAA
- the tea gene encoding telomere ends associated, isoform D, whose product MYPVSFAAFQKLIVNLSEIASELKTANGDNRTLVEWSRWYYKEFYRNPSIRARFPVKVAPCPRRTRDNLLKVPEPGGISQNDVANVAAAGPSQVEQPEVLVEGSQLTTLAETAKSHDAVEGVAVECKPSGSESPDVIVNVERCGAFIFPVSFDVFLQCINKMLLFKKIVRSIEHCLVLLSDDERRLLTLQRFYNRFYMYPEKRSPTNIFNATTEIPLEKLLESGKPLDKKAVKTVAELTAMKSLTKNSIVSFEVFKKNMANLSDIVEQMRQLDANYASKDVQECALDYYLAFYITPRIRYKYAYKLKPCTSTFKACMLSILGKDIAEKLRKSLPQLANPSPGLDSRRPNTSYITESKGSLGSQNTSGSSQIQTSPSMEVAHEPSEGLSQLATLSPENCAAGAISTTEGLSSSHNTLETFENQANLRNDANKLSRCMPALASPERHLHSSKAPEKSSEVLSPQVKPHQSKEVAEEQSDRAPQLEIPPSGFEVPMSKTPESPASKTRASDETPAKPEEITDSTDVYETSFVTDVEVDLKKHGRFIFPVSLETFRQYINYDEIIRAILVNNHIKDEHQLSKLISDPSHPQCKKFFRQFYNKFYARNDVRQRFKYKFNCPNPKMLAKLKQKAKPLDEKALFTMNRTDNAKAVNESKSQVPFTPKTTTENCPPNPISLEMFKRHVSNLDDIVNEMQKCDEYKEKSKEEVIQDYYEGFYSGPDMREKFECRFKPCPSKKIRQLLSFPPKNKELPPKNPNCQVACTTENLSDESCLQSSRNVVRETQNITEEKPIAEHESIPSTRTPSSNDDKPGEECPPYPVSLELFKSHVSNLDDIANNMQKCVEYRGKSKDEVIRDYYKGFYSGPEMREKFACRFKPCTGHILQQLLSYPGKNVNDCLQETDCLATCTTRTPLKESCLQSKSEMSLPVRRNALEILMKRKRTKVAKEAISSKPMTTQNTSQFQPEPFPEDALVVPEDVTTNQGTQPLELQHELEVTEPIKDYIQLNAERLYELSSKLKIGWNYTAHNFLDKLFKGINCPVTQAFLEEQYKRYSVSTGHIVANTIAAEENEPQLSSNSVDIESVCTAQTTATDTQATEMHTIPKALDQSSEPTKESSSVNLNNNLESPAKIKMIHAESSNNSRNSTNRPNTEIEAGSTKILEDGARVTTEGNSENENSSVEKKENQFLLERAKEIFFAEGSKDHNLKYLICTSEGLMRTIWRILYQLDLQEFSYYTSIHDGEDLYKSEDNLHLCFRHVVDHGNWPVNLCVLLPRLKHLLHSKGVQLDRLNLSKISPKIFSPWELGTYSDFDQIVAQEYIHRTGEEIEDVVKLCQEREKLYACCWAHNQWLPRAPQIANETLNAELGEVEPVIERILLKKICGVKDGDENKPTEIVSIPSSPSTVCSRISTQPAEDKLSQQPSQLNSLNFVDVTGVELASQVPQMVVDPLVSNQIEETSQVPETQYDAPASLQMASVKQEPISFLNNQRAFCDSEKCQWEHINPEEQTIDLDSTESDGPSLSCFAIQNQNSEDQIHFILEDSVHAENHDYVKKTEVPKSTDPAQLGTNVNTLSVRSMPACQVSVIPKKRQAASPRLNSKRMKLMNDKVPQLRHEFQPLPMGVKVVQSKALILPDSQNIRTSQTAKTKPTESPPHHQVNITPSQEFAVGNTLLECSELQGLLDSNDVNDGKTRRRSRK is encoded by the exons ATGTATCCAGTGTCCTTTGCGGCATTTCAAAAGTTAATCGTTAATTTGTCTGAAATTGCAAGTGAGTTGAAAACTGCCAATGGAGACAATAGAACGTTGGTCGAGTGGAGCAGATGGTACTACAAAGAGTTCTACCGGAATCCCAGCATACGGGCAAGGTTCCCTGTCAAGGTGGCGCCGTGTCCCAGGCGGACACGCGACAACTTGCTTAAAGTACCGGAGCCAGGAGGAATTTCACAAAACGATGTTGCAAACGTAGCAGCTGCAGGACCATCTCAAGTAGAGCAACCCGAAGTCTTAGTTGAAGGCAGCCAGTTGACGACGCTCGCTGAAACCGCGAAGTCCCATGATGCAGTTGAAGGCGTTGCAGTTGAATGTAAACCATCAGGATCGGAATCTCCAGACGTAATTGTTAATGTGGAGAG ATGTGGCGCCTTCATCTTTCCGGTATCCTTTGATGTATTCCTACAGTGCATCAATAAGATGTTACTGTTCAAAAAAATTGTCAGGAGCATAGAACACTGCCTGGTCCTCTTGTCCGACGATGAGCGTCGTCTTCTTACACTACAAAGGTTCTACAACCGCTTTTACATGTATCCAGAAAAGCGATCCCCTACGAATATCTTCAATGCAACTACAGAAATCCCTTTGGAAAAGTTGCTTGAATCTGGGAAACCACTGGACAAAAAAGCGGTCAAGACTGTGGCGGAGCTTACTGCAATGAAATCCCTTACGAAAAA TTCCATCGTCAGCTTCGAGGTATTTAAGAAAAATATGGCAAACTTATCGGACATTGTGGAGCAAATGAGGCAACTGGATGCTAATTATGCGAGCAAGGATGTCCAGGAATGTGCCCTTGACTATTACCTGGCGTTTTACATTACTCCGAGGATCCGATATAAATAcgcatacaaattaaaaccTTGCACGTCGACTTTCAAGGCCTGCATGCTGTCCATTCTCGGCAAAGATATTGCCGAAAAGCTTAGGAAAAGCCTCCCTCAGTTAGCTAATCCCTCGCCAGGACTTGATTCGCGCAGGCCCAACACTTCATATATTACTGAGAGCAAAGGGTCATTAGGGTCGCAGAATACCAGTGGCTCTTCACAAATCCAAACCAGTCCCAGCATGGAGGTTGCCCACGAACCGAGTGAAGGTCTGTCCCAGTTAGCTACTCTTTCGCCAGAGAATTGTGCTGCGGGAGCTATTAGCACGACTGAAGGGCTATCGAGTTCACATAATACTTTAGAAACTTTCGAAAACCAAGCTAATCTCAGGAACGATGCCAACAAACTAAGCAGATGTATGCCGGCATTAGCTTCGCCAGAACGCCATCTGCACAGTTCGAAAGCCCCTGAGAAGTCATCTGAAGTCTTAAGTCCCCAAGTTAAACCCCATCAGAGCAAGGAGGTTGCCGAAGAACAATCAGATAGAGCGCCCCAGTTAGAGATTCCTCCGTCAGGTTTCGAAGTGCCCATGTCCAAGACACCAGAGAGTCCTGCTTCAAAAACCAGAGCTTCGGACGAGACCCCAGCCAAACCTGAAGAGATCACAGATTCTACCGATGTATATGA GACTTCCTTTGTGACGGATGTTGAAGTGGACCTTAAAAa aCATGGGCGCTTTATTTTTCCCGTATCACTTGAAACTTTTCGGCAATATATTAACTATGACGAGATTATCCGAGCAATTCTAGTAAATAATCACATTAAAGACGAACATCAACTgtcaaaattaatttctgaTCCTTCGCACCCACAATGCAAAAAATTTTTCCGCCAGTTTTACAATAAATTTTATGCACGCAATGATGTTCGTCAAAGATTCAAGTACAAATTCAATTGCCCCAATCCTAAGATGCTGGCTAAgctaaaacaaaaagctaAGCCACTTGATGAAAAGGCTCTTTTTACAATGAATCGAACAGATAATGCAAAAGCAGTAAACGAATCCAAGTCCCAGGTACCTTTCACTcctaaaacaacaacagaaaattGTCCACCAAATCCCATTTCTTTAGAGATGTTCAAACGTCATGTGAGCAATCTCGATGATATTGTTAATGAGATGCAAAAATGCGATGAGTACAAAGAAAAAAGCAAGGAGGAGGTAATTCAGGACTACTACGAGGGCTTCTATTCTGGACCAGACATGAGGGAGAAGTTCGAGTGCCGATTTAAACCGTGTCCCAGCAAAAAAATAAGACAATTGTTAAGTTTTCCACCGAAAAACAAGGAGCTACCCCCAAAGAATCCAAATTGCCAGGTGGCTTGTACCACAGAAAACCTAAGCGATGAAAGTTGTCTGCAGTCATCCAGAAATGTAGTACGAGAAACGCAAAATATCACCGAAGAGAA ACCAATAGCTGAACATGAAAGTATACCATCCACAAGGACGCCTAGTTCTAATGACGACAAGCCCGGAGAAGAGTGTCCACCATACCCTGTATCCTTAGAGCTGTTCAAAAGTCATGTGAGCAATCTAGATGATATTGCTAATAATATGCAGAAGTGCGTTGAGTATAGAGGAAAATCCAAGGATGAGGTTATTCGCGACTACTACAAAGGCTTCTATTCTGGACCAGAGATGAGGGAAAAGTTCGCATGTCGATTCAAGCCATGTACCGGCCATATACTACAACAATTGCTTAGTTATCCAGGGAAAAATGTGAATGATTGTCTACAGGAAACTGATTGCCTGGCGACGTGCACCACTAGAACACCGCTCAAGGAAAGTTGCCTTCAGTCCAAAAGCGAAATGTCGTTACCTGTTCGCAGAAATGCTTTAGAAATCTTAATGAAAAG AAAAAGGACTAAAGTCGCAAAGGAAGCGATCAGCAGTAAGCCGATGACTACACAAAACACGTCTCAATTTCAACCAGAGCCTTTTCCCGAAGACGCATTAGTTGTCCCAGAAGACGTCACTACCAACCAAGGCACACAGCCACTGGAATTGCAGCATGAACTAGAAGTTACGGAACCCATAAAAGATTATATTCAACTAAATGCTGAGAGGCTTTATGAATTATCgag CAAACTGAAGATCGGGTGGAATTATACGGCCCATAACTTTCTcgataaattatttaaaggaaTCAACTGCCCAGTAACACAAGCATTTCTAGAAGAACAATATAAAAGGTATTCCGTATCTACCGGGCATATTGTTGCCAATACCATTGCTGCTGAAGAAAATGAGCCACAATTGTCTTCGAATTCGGTTGACATAGAAAGTGTCTGCACAGCtcaaacaacagcaactgaCACACAAGCAACTGAAATGCATACAATTCCGAAAGCGTTGGATCAGAGTTCAGAGCCAACGAAAGAAAGCAGTTcagttaatttaaataataacctGGAAAGTCCGGCTAAGATTAAAATGATCCATGCTGAATCATCTAATAATTCAAGAAACTCTACGAACAGACCAAACACTGAAATTGAAGCTGGATCGACAAAAATTCTGGAAGATGGAGCAAGGGTTACGACCGAAGGAAATTccgaaaatgaaaacagttCAGtagagaaaaaagaaaatcaatttcttCTCGAAAGAGCgaaggaaatattttttgcagAAGGAAGCAAG GATCACAATCTTAAGTATTTGATCTGCACAAGTGAAGGGTTGATGAGAACCATTTGGCGCATACTCTACCAATTAGATCTTCAAGAATTCTCCTATTACACAAGTATTCACGATGGCGAGGACTTGTACAAAAGCGAAGACAACTTACACCTTTGCTTTAGGCACGTCGTGGACCATGGCAATTGGCCTGTAAATCTATGCGTCTTATTGCCACGTTTAAAGCACCTACTCCACAGTAAGGGAGTGCAGCTGGATAGGTTAAATCTGTCCAAAATATCTCCGAAAATTTTTAGCCCTTGGGAATTGGGTACCTATTCGGATTTCGATCAAATTGTTGCACAGGAGTACATCCATCGCACTGGCGAGGAAATTGAGGATGTGGTAAAATTGTGtcaagagagagagaaactATACGCCTGCTGTTGGGCTCACAACCAGTGGTTACCACGAGCTCCACAGATCGCTAATGAGACACTTAATGCTGAACTCGGAGAGGTGGAGCCGGTTATAGAAAGGATTTTATTGA AGAAAATTTGTGGCGTAAAAGATGGGGATGAGAATAAACCAACTGAAATAGTATCAATTCCCTCAAGTCCAAGTACTGTTTGTAGTAGAATATCGACCCAACCTGCTGAAGATAAACTTAGTCAGCAGCCCTCACAGCTCAACAGTTTAAATTTTGTGGACGTGACGGGTGTTGAATTAGCTTCGCAAGTACCACAAATGGTAGTCGATCCTCTAGTATCCAACCAAATTGAGGAAACATCACAGGTGCCAGAAACTCAATATGATGCACCAGCGTCATTGCAAATGGCATCTGTCAAGCAGGAACCCATCAGTTTTCTTAATAACCAACGCGCATTTTGCGACTCCGAAAAATGCCAATGGGAACACATTAATCCCGAGGAGCAAACAATAGACTTGGACTCTACCGAAAGTGATGGACCAAGTCTGTCCTGCTTTGCCATACAAAATCAGAATTCCGAGGACCAAATACACTTTATTCTGGAGGATTCTGTGCACGCAGAGAATCATGATTACGTTAAGAAAACAGAAGTGCCGAAGTCCACAGATCCTGCACAACTGGGAACCAACGTAAACACGTTGAGCGTTCGGTCTATGCCAGCCTGCCAGGTTTCTGTGATTCCTAAAAAAAGACAGGCAGCCAGCCCACGTTTGAATTCAAAACG
- the tea gene encoding telomere ends associated, isoform B, whose product MYPVSFAAFQKLIVNLSEIASELKTANGDNRTLVEWSRWYYKEFYRNPSIRARFPVKVAPCPRRTRDNLLKVPEPGGISQNDVANVAAAGPSQVEQPEVLVEGSQLTTLAETAKSHDAVEGVAVECKPSGSESPDVIVNVERCGAFIFPVSFDVFLQCINKMLLFKKIVRSIEHCLVLLSDDERRLLTLQRFYNRFYMYPEKRSPTNIFNATTEIPLEKLLESGKPLDKKAVKTVAELTAMKSLTKNSIVSFEVFKKNMANLSDIVEQMRQLDANYASKDVQECALDYYLAFYITPRIRYKYAYKLKPCTSTFKACMLSILGKDIAEKLRKSLPQLANPSPGLDSRRPNTSYITESKGSLGSQNTSGSSQIQTSPSMEVAHEPSEGLSQLATLSPENCAAGAISTTEGLSSSHNTLETFENQANLRNDANKLSRCMPALASPERHLHSSKAPEKSSEVLSPQVKPHQSKEVAEEQSDRAPQLEIPPSGFEVPMSKTPESPASKTRASDETPAKPEEITDSTDVYETSFVTDVEVDLKKHGRFIFPVSLETFRQYINYDEIIRAILVNNHIKDEHQLSKLISDPSHPQCKKFFRQFYNKFYARNDVRQRFKYKFNCPNPKMLAKLKQKAKPLDEKALFTMNRTDNAKAVNESKSQVPFTPKTTTENCPPNPISLEMFKRHVSNLDDIVNEMQKCDEYKEKSKEEVIQDYYEGFYSGPDMREKFECRFKPCPSKKIRQLLSFPPKNKELPPKNPNCQVACTTENLSDESCLQSSRNVVRETQNITEENRPIAEHESIPSTRTPSSNDDKPGEECPPYPVSLELFKSHVSNLDDIANNMQKCVEYRGKSKDEVIRDYYKGFYSGPEMREKFACRFKPCTGHILQQLLSYPGKNVNDCLQETDCLATCTTRTPLKESCLQSKSEMSLPVRRNALEILMKSRKRTKVAKEAISSKPMTTQNTSQFQPEPFPEDALVVPEDVTTNQGTQPLELQHELEVTEPIKDYIQLNAERLYELSSKLKIGWNYTAHNFLDKLFKGINCPVTQAFLEEQYKRYSVSTGHIVANTIAAEENEPQLSSNSVDIESVCTAQTTATDTQATEMHTIPKALDQSSEPTKESSSVNLNNNLESPAKIKMIHAESSNNSRNSTNRPNTEIEAGSTKILEDGARVTTEGNSENENSSVEKKENQFLLERAKEIFFAEGSKDHNLKYLICTSEGLMRTIWRILYQLDLQEFSYYTSIHDGEDLYKSEDNLHLCFRHVVDHGNWPVNLCVLLPRLKHLLHSKGVQLDRLNLSKISPKIFSPWELGTYSDFDQIVAQEYIHRTGEEIEDVVKLCQEREKLYACCWAHNQWLPRAPQIANETLNAELGEVEPVIERILLKKICGVKDGDENKPTEIVSIPSSPSTVCSRISTQPAEDKLSQQPSQLNSLNFVDVTGVELASQVPQMVVDPLVSNQIEETSQVPETQYDAPASLQMASVKQEPISFLNNQRAFCDSEKCQWEHINPEEQTIDLDSTESDGPSLSCFAIQNQNSEDQIHFILEDSVHAENHDYVKKTEVPKSTDPAQLGTNVNTLSVRSMPACQVSVIPKKRQAASPRLNSKRMKLMNDKVPQLRHEFQPLPMGVKVVQSKALILPDSQNIRTSQTAKTKPTESPPHHQVNITPSQEFAVGNTLLECSELQGLLDSNDVNDGKTRRRSRK is encoded by the exons ATGTATCCAGTGTCCTTTGCGGCATTTCAAAAGTTAATCGTTAATTTGTCTGAAATTGCAAGTGAGTTGAAAACTGCCAATGGAGACAATAGAACGTTGGTCGAGTGGAGCAGATGGTACTACAAAGAGTTCTACCGGAATCCCAGCATACGGGCAAGGTTCCCTGTCAAGGTGGCGCCGTGTCCCAGGCGGACACGCGACAACTTGCTTAAAGTACCGGAGCCAGGAGGAATTTCACAAAACGATGTTGCAAACGTAGCAGCTGCAGGACCATCTCAAGTAGAGCAACCCGAAGTCTTAGTTGAAGGCAGCCAGTTGACGACGCTCGCTGAAACCGCGAAGTCCCATGATGCAGTTGAAGGCGTTGCAGTTGAATGTAAACCATCAGGATCGGAATCTCCAGACGTAATTGTTAATGTGGAGAG ATGTGGCGCCTTCATCTTTCCGGTATCCTTTGATGTATTCCTACAGTGCATCAATAAGATGTTACTGTTCAAAAAAATTGTCAGGAGCATAGAACACTGCCTGGTCCTCTTGTCCGACGATGAGCGTCGTCTTCTTACACTACAAAGGTTCTACAACCGCTTTTACATGTATCCAGAAAAGCGATCCCCTACGAATATCTTCAATGCAACTACAGAAATCCCTTTGGAAAAGTTGCTTGAATCTGGGAAACCACTGGACAAAAAAGCGGTCAAGACTGTGGCGGAGCTTACTGCAATGAAATCCCTTACGAAAAA TTCCATCGTCAGCTTCGAGGTATTTAAGAAAAATATGGCAAACTTATCGGACATTGTGGAGCAAATGAGGCAACTGGATGCTAATTATGCGAGCAAGGATGTCCAGGAATGTGCCCTTGACTATTACCTGGCGTTTTACATTACTCCGAGGATCCGATATAAATAcgcatacaaattaaaaccTTGCACGTCGACTTTCAAGGCCTGCATGCTGTCCATTCTCGGCAAAGATATTGCCGAAAAGCTTAGGAAAAGCCTCCCTCAGTTAGCTAATCCCTCGCCAGGACTTGATTCGCGCAGGCCCAACACTTCATATATTACTGAGAGCAAAGGGTCATTAGGGTCGCAGAATACCAGTGGCTCTTCACAAATCCAAACCAGTCCCAGCATGGAGGTTGCCCACGAACCGAGTGAAGGTCTGTCCCAGTTAGCTACTCTTTCGCCAGAGAATTGTGCTGCGGGAGCTATTAGCACGACTGAAGGGCTATCGAGTTCACATAATACTTTAGAAACTTTCGAAAACCAAGCTAATCTCAGGAACGATGCCAACAAACTAAGCAGATGTATGCCGGCATTAGCTTCGCCAGAACGCCATCTGCACAGTTCGAAAGCCCCTGAGAAGTCATCTGAAGTCTTAAGTCCCCAAGTTAAACCCCATCAGAGCAAGGAGGTTGCCGAAGAACAATCAGATAGAGCGCCCCAGTTAGAGATTCCTCCGTCAGGTTTCGAAGTGCCCATGTCCAAGACACCAGAGAGTCCTGCTTCAAAAACCAGAGCTTCGGACGAGACCCCAGCCAAACCTGAAGAGATCACAGATTCTACCGATGTATATGA GACTTCCTTTGTGACGGATGTTGAAGTGGACCTTAAAAa aCATGGGCGCTTTATTTTTCCCGTATCACTTGAAACTTTTCGGCAATATATTAACTATGACGAGATTATCCGAGCAATTCTAGTAAATAATCACATTAAAGACGAACATCAACTgtcaaaattaatttctgaTCCTTCGCACCCACAATGCAAAAAATTTTTCCGCCAGTTTTACAATAAATTTTATGCACGCAATGATGTTCGTCAAAGATTCAAGTACAAATTCAATTGCCCCAATCCTAAGATGCTGGCTAAgctaaaacaaaaagctaAGCCACTTGATGAAAAGGCTCTTTTTACAATGAATCGAACAGATAATGCAAAAGCAGTAAACGAATCCAAGTCCCAGGTACCTTTCACTcctaaaacaacaacagaaaattGTCCACCAAATCCCATTTCTTTAGAGATGTTCAAACGTCATGTGAGCAATCTCGATGATATTGTTAATGAGATGCAAAAATGCGATGAGTACAAAGAAAAAAGCAAGGAGGAGGTAATTCAGGACTACTACGAGGGCTTCTATTCTGGACCAGACATGAGGGAGAAGTTCGAGTGCCGATTTAAACCGTGTCCCAGCAAAAAAATAAGACAATTGTTAAGTTTTCCACCGAAAAACAAGGAGCTACCCCCAAAGAATCCAAATTGCCAGGTGGCTTGTACCACAGAAAACCTAAGCGATGAAAGTTGTCTGCAGTCATCCAGAAATGTAGTACGAGAAACGCAAAATATCACCGAAGAGAA CAGACCAATAGCTGAACATGAAAGTATACCATCCACAAGGACGCCTAGTTCTAATGACGACAAGCCCGGAGAAGAGTGTCCACCATACCCTGTATCCTTAGAGCTGTTCAAAAGTCATGTGAGCAATCTAGATGATATTGCTAATAATATGCAGAAGTGCGTTGAGTATAGAGGAAAATCCAAGGATGAGGTTATTCGCGACTACTACAAAGGCTTCTATTCTGGACCAGAGATGAGGGAAAAGTTCGCATGTCGATTCAAGCCATGTACCGGCCATATACTACAACAATTGCTTAGTTATCCAGGGAAAAATGTGAATGATTGTCTACAGGAAACTGATTGCCTGGCGACGTGCACCACTAGAACACCGCTCAAGGAAAGTTGCCTTCAGTCCAAAAGCGAAATGTCGTTACCTGTTCGCAGAAATGCTTTAGAAATCTTAATGAAAAG CAGAAAAAGGACTAAAGTCGCAAAGGAAGCGATCAGCAGTAAGCCGATGACTACACAAAACACGTCTCAATTTCAACCAGAGCCTTTTCCCGAAGACGCATTAGTTGTCCCAGAAGACGTCACTACCAACCAAGGCACACAGCCACTGGAATTGCAGCATGAACTAGAAGTTACGGAACCCATAAAAGATTATATTCAACTAAATGCTGAGAGGCTTTATGAATTATCgag CAAACTGAAGATCGGGTGGAATTATACGGCCCATAACTTTCTcgataaattatttaaaggaaTCAACTGCCCAGTAACACAAGCATTTCTAGAAGAACAATATAAAAGGTATTCCGTATCTACCGGGCATATTGTTGCCAATACCATTGCTGCTGAAGAAAATGAGCCACAATTGTCTTCGAATTCGGTTGACATAGAAAGTGTCTGCACAGCtcaaacaacagcaactgaCACACAAGCAACTGAAATGCATACAATTCCGAAAGCGTTGGATCAGAGTTCAGAGCCAACGAAAGAAAGCAGTTcagttaatttaaataataacctGGAAAGTCCGGCTAAGATTAAAATGATCCATGCTGAATCATCTAATAATTCAAGAAACTCTACGAACAGACCAAACACTGAAATTGAAGCTGGATCGACAAAAATTCTGGAAGATGGAGCAAGGGTTACGACCGAAGGAAATTccgaaaatgaaaacagttCAGtagagaaaaaagaaaatcaatttcttCTCGAAAGAGCgaaggaaatattttttgcagAAGGAAGCAAG GATCACAATCTTAAGTATTTGATCTGCACAAGTGAAGGGTTGATGAGAACCATTTGGCGCATACTCTACCAATTAGATCTTCAAGAATTCTCCTATTACACAAGTATTCACGATGGCGAGGACTTGTACAAAAGCGAAGACAACTTACACCTTTGCTTTAGGCACGTCGTGGACCATGGCAATTGGCCTGTAAATCTATGCGTCTTATTGCCACGTTTAAAGCACCTACTCCACAGTAAGGGAGTGCAGCTGGATAGGTTAAATCTGTCCAAAATATCTCCGAAAATTTTTAGCCCTTGGGAATTGGGTACCTATTCGGATTTCGATCAAATTGTTGCACAGGAGTACATCCATCGCACTGGCGAGGAAATTGAGGATGTGGTAAAATTGTGtcaagagagagagaaactATACGCCTGCTGTTGGGCTCACAACCAGTGGTTACCACGAGCTCCACAGATCGCTAATGAGACACTTAATGCTGAACTCGGAGAGGTGGAGCCGGTTATAGAAAGGATTTTATTGA AGAAAATTTGTGGCGTAAAAGATGGGGATGAGAATAAACCAACTGAAATAGTATCAATTCCCTCAAGTCCAAGTACTGTTTGTAGTAGAATATCGACCCAACCTGCTGAAGATAAACTTAGTCAGCAGCCCTCACAGCTCAACAGTTTAAATTTTGTGGACGTGACGGGTGTTGAATTAGCTTCGCAAGTACCACAAATGGTAGTCGATCCTCTAGTATCCAACCAAATTGAGGAAACATCACAGGTGCCAGAAACTCAATATGATGCACCAGCGTCATTGCAAATGGCATCTGTCAAGCAGGAACCCATCAGTTTTCTTAATAACCAACGCGCATTTTGCGACTCCGAAAAATGCCAATGGGAACACATTAATCCCGAGGAGCAAACAATAGACTTGGACTCTACCGAAAGTGATGGACCAAGTCTGTCCTGCTTTGCCATACAAAATCAGAATTCCGAGGACCAAATACACTTTATTCTGGAGGATTCTGTGCACGCAGAGAATCATGATTACGTTAAGAAAACAGAAGTGCCGAAGTCCACAGATCCTGCACAACTGGGAACCAACGTAAACACGTTGAGCGTTCGGTCTATGCCAGCCTGCCAGGTTTCTGTGATTCCTAAAAAAAGACAGGCAGCCAGCCCACGTTTGAATTCAAAACG